One genomic window of Leptospira saintgironsiae includes the following:
- a CDS encoding LIC12353 family lipoprotein, which translates to MFRNRFKISVILLTLFGILINCGDSLRGKPTPAIPELAGFYVNERSKEWFENGKIKIQTLWIRRTAKGEMEFNHQILTRLQFSVSENREELKVKSGKLQTSDRELLFFETNVKEFHRNYHGHNNQDPKSWAVRSFGPFMKVKDFNKLIGEGTGRSAELSQDKSSIVFSNRDVYRRIGNPLLGRISINLGKFRKTIDNEVAGVVLFTLDAEAFPQTEGKQNFFALFSTTDNVTVGTPIKIAEFPGQVQEVFEHVAVVELNKIKPGISPPKIQNFSSVILDGAVDTKTISQKESTDELIRRLKQDPNVSKEELIRELEKLKNKE; encoded by the coding sequence ATGTTTCGAAACCGTTTCAAAATATCTGTAATTCTCTTAACCCTGTTTGGTATACTCATCAATTGCGGAGATAGTTTAAGAGGTAAACCCACTCCTGCAATTCCTGAACTGGCAGGATTTTATGTGAATGAAAGATCCAAAGAATGGTTCGAAAACGGAAAAATCAAAATACAAACTCTTTGGATCCGACGTACCGCAAAAGGAGAGATGGAATTTAACCATCAAATATTAACTAGACTCCAATTTAGCGTGAGCGAAAATAGAGAAGAGTTAAAAGTTAAATCAGGAAAACTTCAGACTAGCGATAGAGAACTTTTATTTTTTGAAACGAATGTCAAAGAGTTTCATCGCAATTATCACGGCCATAATAATCAAGATCCTAAAAGTTGGGCAGTCCGTTCCTTCGGACCATTTATGAAGGTAAAAGATTTTAACAAATTAATAGGAGAAGGAACCGGAAGATCCGCTGAACTTTCCCAGGACAAAAGTTCCATCGTATTTTCAAACAGAGACGTCTACCGAAGGATAGGAAATCCACTCTTAGGTAGGATCTCCATCAACCTTGGAAAATTTAGGAAAACAATAGATAACGAAGTTGCTGGAGTAGTATTATTTACTTTAGATGCAGAAGCATTTCCTCAGACAGAAGGAAAACAAAACTTCTTCGCATTATTTTCCACAACAGATAATGTAACCGTAGGAACTCCAATCAAGATCGCTGAATTCCCAGGCCAGGTACAAGAGGTATTCGAACATGTAGCCGTGGTAGAATTAAATAAAATAAAACCAGGGATTTCTCCTCCTAAGATCCAAAACTTCTCTTCTGTAATTTTAGATGGGGCTGTGGATACTAAAACGATTTCTCAAAAAGAGAGCACTGACGAACTCATCCGAAGATTAAAACAAGACCCGAATGTTTCCAAAGAAGAACTGATCCGGGAATTAGAAAAACTTAAAAACAAAGAGTAA
- the rmuC gene encoding DNA recombination protein RmuC, giving the protein MEFAIVLLTGLLIGFGLAFFLAKALYSKESGINPNEHEKLKLERAGLLTSEQRSKERILQLEKEFKENSEKTEKAIGYYQAMKKESDLLKERLENQKKEFEELMSKLDEKFKHAANQALLDNSQKFNQQTHEKMNDLLRPFKEEIEKFGVKVELSHKEHKDDTANLKAQINNLLEMNKTLSEDAKSLASALKGNSKTQGDWGEGILENILQNSGLVKGREYTAQESVQTEDGRLRPDIVVKLPSGKSIVIDSKVSLTAYVEYASAETEDVKKAALQRHLKSLYEHVSGLYKKNYQSLYGIESLDFVLMFLPVEPSYYEAVRTDPKFLEEAYAKNILIVTPSTLMVSLKMVANLWRKEKQNKNSEQIAEESGKMYDKIVEIVTALEVLGKSLDKSKDNYDAVLGKLKSGRGNLLGRAENIRKLGAKVRKSLDSTSEDSQEDVEETLFLNGE; this is encoded by the coding sequence ATGGAATTTGCAATCGTATTACTCACCGGTCTTCTCATCGGCTTTGGCCTCGCCTTCTTCTTGGCAAAAGCACTCTATTCAAAAGAGTCTGGGATCAATCCGAATGAACACGAAAAGTTAAAATTAGAAAGAGCGGGACTTCTCACCTCTGAACAAAGATCCAAAGAAAGGATCCTTCAGCTAGAAAAAGAGTTTAAAGAGAATTCTGAAAAAACAGAAAAAGCAATCGGCTATTACCAAGCCATGAAAAAAGAATCTGATCTTTTGAAAGAAAGATTAGAGAACCAAAAGAAAGAATTCGAAGAACTCATGTCCAAGTTGGACGAAAAGTTCAAACATGCAGCTAACCAAGCTCTATTGGACAATTCCCAAAAATTCAACCAGCAAACTCACGAAAAGATGAATGATCTACTTCGTCCATTTAAGGAAGAAATAGAAAAATTCGGAGTTAAAGTTGAACTTTCTCATAAAGAGCATAAGGATGATACGGCAAACTTAAAGGCTCAAATCAATAATCTATTAGAAATGAATAAAACACTTTCAGAAGACGCTAAAAGTTTGGCTTCCGCTCTGAAAGGAAACTCCAAAACTCAAGGGGATTGGGGAGAAGGGATCCTAGAAAACATTCTTCAAAATAGCGGCTTAGTTAAAGGAAGAGAATATACTGCTCAGGAATCCGTACAAACAGAAGATGGAAGACTGAGACCGGATATAGTAGTCAAACTTCCTTCTGGAAAATCAATCGTAATAGACTCAAAAGTTTCCTTAACTGCTTACGTGGAATATGCTTCTGCAGAAACAGAAGATGTAAAAAAAGCAGCGCTACAAAGGCATCTCAAAAGTTTATACGAGCATGTCTCAGGCTTATACAAGAAAAATTACCAGTCACTCTATGGAATAGAATCACTGGACTTTGTGTTGATGTTCCTTCCAGTAGAACCTTCTTATTATGAAGCAGTTCGTACAGATCCTAAATTTTTAGAAGAAGCTTACGCTAAAAACATTCTGATAGTTACTCCTTCTACCTTGATGGTTTCCTTAAAGATGGTGGCCAATCTTTGGAGAAAGGAAAAACAAAACAAAAACTCGGAACAGATAGCTGAAGAATCAGGAAAGATGTATGACAAGATCGTAGAGATCGTCACAGCTTTGGAAGTATTAGGAAAATCTTTAGATAAATCTAAAGACAACTATGATGCAGTGCTCGGAAAATTAAAATCCGGTAGAGGAAATCTTTTAGGAAGAGCGGAAAATATTCGCAAATTAGGAGCCAAAGTCCGTAAATCCTTAGATTCAACTTCCGAAGATTCACAAGAAGATGTGGAAGAAACTTTATTCTTAAATGGAGAATGA
- a CDS encoding adenylate/guanylate cyclase domain-containing protein, with protein sequence MDSEPTAFRFQYLLSIIFCIFLVSCSSPDAPVAQKGILDLTHWDYRSTPTFNLQGDWSFFPNTFQPDPNSEKSPEFRKIPGVWPGAGYALLKLKILLPEKHGRLAIYSKHQATAFEILINGVSAGSSGEPGTTFETSAPDNRPVYYEWDESSKEVDISFKISNFHHRLTGLWFDIRFGDARTLYKETLILRDWDLFLSGLFFMSTLYHLGLFFLRRQDRTPLVFALFCFCLFLRIFVTEEKLIQFYFPWADYPLSMNLEYLTMYAALPLGLHFVRHSFPAYFPRKWMLLFYLISFIFSLSTLFPFPIPSRPIPYFQFVFLGGVVFAIIVLFRAIIHREQYSLSIGFAIFALIVAGIFDMLAARQIIFARFIIPIGLFVAILTQTFILSSRYRDLYSEKEKLSDRLQRLNETYSRFVPISFLEFLGKGNLEDMRPGDQIRKEMTILFADIRSFTEISESLDSKESFELLNSYISEMEPLIHSNHGFVDKYFGDAIMALFPESSDDAVNAAISMQNRILDYNQRRMDQGNRAIGVGIGIHTGSLMMGLVGSGDRMESTVISDAVHLASKLETLNKYYGSSILISEDTYLKLKSPEKFLLRKLDKLKFRGKKEHRAIYELGDHLTKTEKEAFLKSKSNFERGVELFYYGKYLDSGESFREALRIYSGDRAANLYLKRCTEQIYSSTVKVQPGPDLA encoded by the coding sequence ATGGACTCTGAGCCGACAGCTTTTCGATTTCAATATTTACTTTCTATAATTTTCTGTATCTTCTTAGTTTCTTGCTCATCTCCGGATGCACCAGTCGCTCAAAAAGGCATCTTAGATTTAACCCATTGGGATTATAGATCCACTCCAACTTTTAATTTGCAGGGAGATTGGTCTTTTTTTCCGAATACTTTCCAGCCTGACCCTAATTCAGAAAAATCTCCAGAGTTTCGTAAAATTCCTGGTGTTTGGCCAGGGGCCGGTTATGCACTTCTTAAATTAAAAATACTTCTTCCTGAGAAGCATGGACGTTTAGCGATCTATTCTAAACACCAGGCGACCGCTTTTGAAATTTTGATCAATGGAGTTTCTGCAGGTAGTTCAGGAGAACCTGGAACTACCTTCGAGACGAGTGCTCCGGACAATAGGCCTGTCTATTATGAATGGGACGAATCCTCTAAAGAAGTGGATATTAGTTTCAAAATTTCTAATTTTCATCATAGGTTAACTGGGCTTTGGTTCGATATCCGTTTCGGGGATGCGAGGACACTTTATAAGGAAACTTTAATACTCAGGGACTGGGATCTTTTTCTGTCCGGGCTTTTTTTCATGTCCACCCTTTACCATCTTGGACTTTTCTTCTTGAGAAGACAGGACCGCACTCCTTTGGTATTTGCTTTATTCTGTTTTTGTTTATTTCTCCGTATATTCGTGACTGAGGAAAAACTGATCCAATTCTATTTTCCTTGGGCAGATTATCCACTTTCCATGAACTTGGAATATTTAACTATGTATGCGGCCTTGCCTCTAGGGCTTCATTTCGTCCGACATTCCTTTCCGGCATATTTTCCTAGAAAATGGATGTTATTATTCTATCTGATCTCATTTATATTTTCTTTAAGTACACTTTTTCCTTTTCCGATTCCTTCTCGGCCAATCCCTTATTTTCAATTCGTATTCTTGGGTGGTGTAGTATTTGCAATTATTGTACTTTTTAGGGCGATTATTCACAGAGAACAATATTCTCTTTCGATAGGATTTGCGATCTTCGCTTTGATTGTTGCAGGGATTTTCGATATGCTTGCTGCAAGACAGATCATATTTGCAAGGTTTATTATCCCGATCGGACTGTTTGTAGCAATTCTCACCCAGACATTCATTTTATCTTCCAGATATAGAGATCTATATAGTGAGAAGGAAAAACTTTCAGATCGCCTACAACGTTTGAACGAAACTTACAGTAGATTTGTACCAATCAGCTTTTTGGAATTTTTAGGAAAAGGAAATCTGGAGGATATGAGGCCTGGAGATCAGATCAGAAAGGAGATGACCATCCTGTTTGCGGATATCAGATCTTTTACTGAAATTTCGGAAAGCCTAGATTCCAAAGAAAGTTTTGAATTACTGAATTCTTATATTTCAGAGATGGAACCGCTTATTCATTCTAATCATGGTTTTGTGGATAAGTATTTTGGGGATGCAATTATGGCTCTCTTTCCTGAAAGTTCTGACGATGCGGTAAATGCCGCAATCTCCATGCAAAATCGTATTTTAGATTATAACCAAAGAAGAATGGACCAAGGAAATCGTGCGATCGGAGTTGGTATCGGAATACATACAGGTTCTTTGATGATGGGGCTTGTCGGTTCAGGAGATCGTATGGAGAGTACTGTGATCTCTGATGCAGTTCATCTTGCTTCTAAGTTGGAAACATTGAATAAATATTATGGATCTAGCATATTAATTAGCGAAGATACTTATTTAAAACTTAAATCTCCTGAAAAATTTTTGCTTCGTAAATTGGATAAGCTTAAGTTCAGAGGGAAAAAAGAACATAGAGCAATTTATGAACTTGGAGATCATTTAACTAAAACCGAAAAAGAAGCATTCCTGAAGTCTAAAAGTAATTTTGAAAGGGGAGTGGAATTGTTTTATTACGGAAAATATTTAGATTCAGGTGAATCTTTTAGAGAGGCTTTGAGAATTTATTCCGGAGATAGGGCTGCGAACCTATACTTAAAACGTTGCACGGAGCAAATTTATTCTTCTACTGTAAAAGTGCAGCCCGGTCCGGATCTAGCTTAA